The genome window GGGCAAGACCCACGAGCGGTTGACCCGCGAGACGTTCGAAAAGTACCGGGCTGAGGGTGGGTTCGTCGCAGCCCATGCGATCCCCGAGCGGGCCGTCGTCGCGGCCCTGGTAAGCCCTGCGTCCATGATCGGCACCGACGGCGGGTTGGAGAACGGCGTCGGACATCCCCGGAGCGCGGGCACGTACGCCCGGATCCTGGGCCGCTACGTCAGACAGCAGAAGGCCGTCTCCCTGATGACAGCGGTCGAGAAGGCCACCCTGCGGCCCGCGAAACGGATGGAAAAGGTGTGTCCGGATTTCAAGCGGAAGGGCCGGGTCAAAGTCGGGTGCGACGCCGACCTCTGCGTCTTCGACCCTGAGACGGTCATCGACCAAGCGACCTTCGACGGTCCGGCACGACCGTCCGTCGGGTTCCGCCACGTTTTCGTGGGCGGCGTCCAGGTGGTCGACGAGGGGCAGTTGGTGGAGGACGTGCGGCCGGGGCGGCCGTTGCGCGGCAAAATCCGATGAACGCTCGCTCTTCGGGTCTCGATTTGAAGCCGATCGTCGACGGACCGATCGTGACCGCCCGGACCCAGATCCGGCGCCTGAGCCATGCCGACGCCCCCGACCTTTACGACGTCTTCTCCGATCCGGCGGTGATGCGCTATTGGTCGTCGCCGCCGTACGAGAGGACGGACCAGGTCACCAGGCTTATCGACGCGGTCGAGGCGGGCTACGACGACGGCTCCTTCTTTCAGTTCGGGATCGTGGACGCGTCGGAGTCCAAGGTCGTCGGGACTTGCACCCTTCATCAGATCGACAGACAGAACCGTCGGGCCGAGGTGGGTTACGTCTTAGGCCGTCGTTCTTGGGGCCGAGGCTTGATGTCCGAGGCATTGACCGCCCTCCTGACGGTCTGCTTCAGGGACGTCGGATTTCACCGTATCGAGGCCGACACCGATCCGAGGAACGCGGCGTCCGTCCGGTTACTCGAGCGGCTCGGGTTCCAAAGGGAAGGACTCCTCCGGCAACGTTGGATCGTCGCGGGCGAAGTGTCGGACACCGCGTTTTACGGCCTCTTAGCCGACGAATGGAGCCCCTGAGCCGTGGCCGACGTCATGTTCCGGTGGGAGGGGCCAGGTGCTTTCGAGGAGCACGGGCTTATCCCGATCTCTTTCATGGTCCAAGCCACGGTCGATCTGGACGTGTTGCTTCGGACGGAGGGCCGGACCGTCGTCGCCGTCCCACGTCCTTCTTACGAGAAGGACTATGACGCGGTACCGACCGAACGGCCCGCTTCCTATTCGAGAAACGGGGACACGGGCCGGTGGCTGGTGCTCGGTGCGTTCGCCGATGGGCGCCGGGTCGGGGGCGTCGTCCTGGCCCCACGGGCCAACGGGTTCGCCTTTGCCGAGGACCGGCACCGTGCGGCGGTGATCGTCGACCTGCGCGTCTCGCCAGACTTTCGAGGCATCGGGATCGGCCGACGACTGATCGAGGAGTCTTGCTCCCACGTCGCGGGTCTGGGAACGGAGACCTTGGTCGTCGAGACACAAGACACGAACGTCCCGGCCTGCAGGCTCTACTCGTCCTGCGGTTTCTCCGTCTTTACGGTCGATCGCCTCGCCTATGGCGAAGACACTGACGAGGCGCTGATCGGGTGGGAACGGAGCCTCGAGGCCGTCAGGATCCGGTAGGCACGAGCCGTACGATCCGGTCCGGTCCGTTGACGGCGATATAGACCGTCCCGTCCGGGGCTACGTTGATGTCACGGATCCGACCGATGCCGGACACGACTTCTTCTCTTTCGATCAGCTTGCCGTCCTTGACCCTCATCCGCCAAACCGTGTTCCCGGCGAGTCCGCCCGCCAAGAGGTCGCCCTTCCAACCGGGGAACGCGTCACCTTTGACGAGGGTCAGACCGCTCGCTGCGATCGAGGGCAGCCAGCGGTAGACGGGCTGGACAAAGTCCTGACCTTGGGCCGGCCATGGTGTCACGAACGGCGTGTCGTTGTAGTTGATCGAGAACGCCACCACGGGCCAACCGTAGTTGCCGCCCTTCTGGATGAGGTTGAACTCGTCGCCACCTCTCGGGCCGTGTTCGGTGTCCCATAGCCGGCCTTCTGCGTCGAAAGCGAGGCCTTGAGGGTTCCGGTGGCCGTAGCTCCACATCGGGTTGCCGTCGACCGGGTTGTCCTTCGGGACGCTCCCGTCCTCGTTGAGGCGCATGATCTTGCCATAAGGCGTCGTCTGGCTCTGCGCACCCATGTTGGTCCCGCGTTCACCGACGGAGAAGTAGACGTGCCCCTTCCCATCGAAGGCGATCTTCGCGCCGAAATGGATGCCCGCGCCGCTATACGTTTCCTGCGGTGCCTGATAGACCGTCTCTTCGGACGTCCACGACGCGTCGTCACCGGTCCACGACAGCTTGCCGCGGACGACCTTGGTCATGGCCCCCCGTCCGCTTTCGGCGGGATCGGCCAGGGCCAGGTAGACCCATCCGTTCTTCGCGTAGTCCGGATGGACGCGGACGTCGGACATCCCGCCTTGTCCTTGTTCGACCGACTTCGGGAGGTTTGCGACGGTGCCGACTTTTTGGCCGTCCTTGACGATCCAGAGGCTTCCGTTCCGGTTGGTCATCAGCATGCGACCGTCCGGGAGCCAGTCGACCGACCACGGGGTCGACATGCCCCCTTCTAGGACTTTTTCGATGCGGAACGACGCGCGGTCGGTCTTCCAGACGCCGTCTTCGGACCGTGGCCCCCAACCTGAAGCCCTCAGCCCTTTGAACTGGAGCTCCCGAAGGTGGACGACCAGTGCCCAGATCTGTCGGTCGTTCAGTGATCCGCCGTACGCTTCCATGCCCATGTCCTTGACCCCGTCCTTGATCGCGTCGAAGAACGGTTTGTCGAGGCTTTGCTCGAATTTCTCGGCCGTAAGCAATGTCTTCGTCCCGGCTCCTCCCCCTTCGCCCCGAGCGCCGTGGCATTTGGCGCACGTGTCGTTGTACAGCGCGGTGACGTTGTTCGCGTCTTGAACGCCTGTCGGTCCGGGCGCGACGCCCTTGTCTTCCGGCCGGGCAAGGCATGCGGCAGTCGCCGCGGTTCCGGCGGTCAAAAGGGCGAGCTTCGAAGCGAGCGTCATCGCACCAGAGGATACTCGCCCGGATCAGGGCCCTGTTCCGTCGCGGCTTGGGCCGGAGGTATGGTCCACGGCATGAAAGGGTTCACCCAAGAACAGCTCGAAGCCGCACGGCCGAACCGGGCTTTGACGGACTGCGTCGCGTATTGCCTGGACGCCTTGTTCGCCGACCAGACCCGCGATCCGTCGGAGTCCGTCGTCGACGGCCTGACGTTCGAGGCCCTGATCGGAACCCTGCTCTTGGCCCGTGACTATGCGGCTCCGATGGACGGCTTCTTCGACGACGGCCCCGAAGACTGTTAAGGGGTCCCGGTACCCGTGAGCGTCAGCGGCGTGTAAGTCTCCATGCTCGTTACCGCAGCACTCACGATGACGGCCATGAGCATGACCAAGGGACAGGATCCTTCGAGCGCTCCTCCCATCAAGGGCATGCCGTACCTTTCCATCCAACGCGTCGAACAGATCGACAACCTCGACAAGGGTGACGCTCTCGGCAAGAACCGCGCCGACTTCTACGCGATCGTCACCGTGAACGGAGTCCGCACCCAGACGCAGGTCTTGGCGACCGACGACGGCCGACCGGACTGGAACATTCCCTTGGACTACTCCAAGCGGGTTTCCAGGATCACGGTGCGGCTCATGGACGACGACGGAGGCTTAGAAGCCAAAGACGACCACGCCGATATCTGCCCGAAAGCGCACCGGAAAGACCTGACGTTCACGTATGACAGGGGGACCGGCCGCTTGTCCGGCGACGTACGCGGTCGCTTGAACCGTTCCGTCGTTTCCGAGGGACTGGGGGACGACGACCGCGCAAGGATCACGTTCGTCGTCCGCAAGACTCGGTGAGACGGATCAGTCGCGATGGACTTTGACGAAGGCCTTGCCGTCCTTAGGACGACTGGCCGAAACCGTTCGGACCAAGCCCGTCGAGACGTCGTACACGGCCCCGATCACGGTCAAGCGGCCCGACGCGACCAGTTCTGCCAACGGGGCGCCCGCGACCGTCTTCGAGACCGTCCGGGCCACGTTGGCTTCGACGGCGTTCTTGAAAAAGTCTCCCGGCTTCGACTTGGCCGCTGCGACGGCGGGAAGGATTTCCGCGACAAGGTCGAAAATGTGACCTTCATGCTTGGCCGAGCCGTGCGCCGCCGTCGGCTTGTGGCCGTCCTTCGTGCCGTGCCCGTGGCCGGCCTTTGGCGCCGCAGAGGCGTCCATCGCGGCTTTCACGGCGCCGCACTTCTCGTGTCCGAGGATCACGACAAGTCCGGATCCCAAATGCTCGACGGCGTATTCGACGCTTGCGAGGACGTAGGGATCGGCCACGTTGCCCGCAACCCGGACGACGAAAAGGTCGCCAAGGCCTTGGTCGAAGATGATTTCGGGCGAGAGCCTCGAATCTGCGCACGTTAGGACCACCGCATAGGGGTGTTGGCCCTTCGCGACCTCGACCATCCGGTCCCGGCCCTGGTTCGGGTGGATCGGACGGCCGTCGATGAACCGCCGGTTACCGGCTTTGAGCCTGTCGATCGGGAGGAGCGCGTCGTCCGTCGATGCGGGAAGGCCGGCGAACGCGGCAGCAAGGAGTCCGGTGATGACCATGTTGTTAAGAGGATTCTTGGGGAGCGGCGGGCCGATCCCCACGGCTTCCGGACACAATCCCGCAGTTCCACGGGCACGGCTTTCTTGATCTCGGCACTTTGGTAATCCGGCCGGCCTCGTATAGAATGGGAGACGATCATGAGGACGTCCCTCTGCTTGCTCGTCGCCTTCGCCGCTTGCCAGGCCCTTCCCAGCGGACTCGTCTGGTCGAACGTCGTCAACATGCCGGGCGACCTTCAATCGACGGGGGACGGTTGGAGCGCGACGCGGGCCGAAGACATCGGCTCGTACCGTTGCGCCGCGGACGACGTCTCGTTTTCCCGACCGACGCGGATCGATTCGTTCGTGTACTACAGCATCCAAGTCGGGACGCCGGACATTCTCGGCGGCGACCTCTATGTCTACACGGTGGACAACGGACACCCTGGAACGCTCGTCGCGGCGCGCCCCGACCTCCCGAACGCCCATGTCGACACCGGGCTCTTCAACAACGTCTTCAACGCGACCGTTTACAGCAACACCCTTGCCGTGCCTGGCCTCGAACTCCCGGCAGGGCAGTACTTTCTCGCCTTCCGTACGGTCGAGAACCGGATCAACGGTCAAAAGAACGGCGCTTTGACCACTCGCGTCGCCATCGGTGGCGCCCGGGCCCAATGGAACTTCTCCGTCTCCCGGGACGGGGACGTCGGCGAAGGTTGGATGACGATGGACGCGTTCAACCTTGTCCAAGACCAGGAATGGGCGTTCCACGTCATTGGGAGCACCGTGGTCGAACCCGTGTCCTACACCGTCAAACTCGGAAAAGCCTCGTCGGGCGACGTTTCGAGCCTTCGGTCAGCGGACGGCGACGCTTTGCGCGTGTGCAAGTTCGTCGTGCCGAACGCGCAGGCCGCCCCGGTCAACGTCGAAGTCGAGGCGACCTCCCCTTACGCGGTCCCGACGTCGCTTTCGTTCGCCGTGAGGTCCAAAATGGCTTCGGCGGGCCAGTTCGCCCAGACTTTGGACCTTTACGACTGGAACGCCGGCGCTTTTGACCCGGTCGACACCCGGACCGATGCCCTGACGACGTCCTACTCGGTCAACGAACTGGCCGCATCGGGGGCCTTGACGCGATACGTCCGAGCCGGAGACGGAGCGGTCCGGGCCCGCTACCGGGTGCGTGTGACCGGCGTGTCGTCGGTAGCCCTGTGGTGCCACGACGCCGACCGCGCCGTGTGGTACGTTGCCCCCTGAGCGGACGAAGCTCGAAGGAACAGTCATGATCAGAACAGCGACCGCCGTTTGGAACGGCTCGGCATTGGAAGGGAGCGGCACGTTCAGCGTCGGGAGCGGCGTCCTTGGCTCGATTCCGTTCTCTTTCGCCCAGCGGTTCGGAGACGAGCCGGGCACGAACCCTGAGGAGCTGATCGCCGCGGCGCACGCTTCGTGCTTCTCGATGGCCCTGAGCTTCGGGCTAGGGAACGCCGGCCATCCTCCGGAGCGTGTCTCGACGGACGCGAAGCTGACGATGGAGAAGCAACCGGACGGTTGGGCCGTGACGGCCGTCCACCTGACCGTCCGCGCCAAGGTTCCCGGTCTGTCCCCGGAGGCGTTTCAAGACGCGGCCCGCTCGGCCAAAGAAGGATGCCCGGTCTCGAAACTGCTGAAAGCCGAGATCACCATGGACGCGACGCTCGAAGCTTAAGCCTGCACAGAAGCGGCTGTACCGTCTTCAGCCGACGACAGACGGCGATGGATCCGGGCGTCCCGGACGTTGAGGACGGTGCTCGCCGTCAGGGAAAACAGGAACGCCCAAAACGCGACCGAACTCACGAGGGACGCGGGCGGGTCCCATCCTGTCAAGGTGCGGACAAGCAGGACAAGGTAGTTGTCGGCGGTCTCGTGGATGCCTAGCGCGGCGCGGACCTTCCAATGCCAGTCGGTCAGGACGCAGTAGCCCCTTCCGTACCAGATCCCCATCAGCGTCCAACTCGCTAACGTCAAGAGCAAGGTCGCAAGGTTCCATCGGCGCAACTTTCGCGGGATCCAACCGAGCACGTTGAAGACCACGAGCCCCGCATGGACGGCGAACAGCAGGACGTTGGCGACGACGAGCAGGAAATGGGTCATCTCGGGCAGCCTCCGAGGGACTTAACCGTGCTGCGGAAGACCCGGTTCCAAAGCCGACACGGGATCACGGCCAGTTCGTCCCGTCGAAGCGGAACTCGTTCCTCTTGCCGTTCTCTTGAAAGATGAAGCGCAGCGACGATTTCAGCTTAGGATAAAAGAAGCCGCCGGTCACGATCGGCTTGAACGAAAACCTGCCTTTGTCCTTGACCTCGCCGTCAAACTCGATCGTCACCGTGTTCCCGACGGCCGAGGCTAGGACTTCGTGCTTTTCGCCGTCCGACTCGAACTCGAAAAAGACCCACGGTTCGGGCGGAACGGCCGTAGCTCCGGTCTTGTGCTCGATGACGTCTCCGTTCAGTTCGCCGTTGATCGAGACCTCGTCCCATCGGTTTTCCGGTAGGGGTTTAAGCGTTTTGAAGAGTTCTTCGATCGAAAGTTTCTTCAGGTCGTTGAGGCCTTTGATGATGTCCGTGAACGGCATGGCGTGTCCTAGGGAACGGGCCTCTGACGGGCAGCCCGCTCCATCTTGACGATCTTATCAGGTCTTTCCGCCGTTTCCCGTTAAGGCCCGGCCGAGTCCTTCAAAACGGCGACGGCGCGAACCTCCCGGGCCGGACGATAATAGGGACGAGGGTCGAAAGGCCATGAACGCCGACCGACTGTCCGCCCAGAATCACGTGTTGACCCACGACGACTCCGATCCGGTTGTCAAGGGACCGCAAGGTCAGGACGTCCACGTCTGCCCAGAGTGCGGCCACCCGATCCATGCGGACGATGTCCGTTGCCCGTCGTGCAAGGCGACGCGCGAAGTCTTCAACGGACACGACGGCCTTGGCGGGCTCTTCATCATCCTCGGCCTCCTGTTAGGCGCGTGCGGCGTCGCCTGCCTGACCCAGGAACGCCTCCGGGTCTTGGGCGCGATCGCCCTCACCGTCGCCCTTGTTTCCGCGCTCTTCGGCCGAAAGCTCGTTTTGAAGTGGCGGATCTACCGCTGGTGACGCCCTAACGGCGTGCCGACCGGCGAAGGACGGGTACCGCCGTCACGTCGTCCCATGTCGCCGGACCGTTCCACAGACGGACGTCCCGGATCGATCCGTGGAACGGCTGGTTGTGGCAACCGCCCAATGGGTTCTGGACGTTCCCGATCGAAAAACCAGGCGACCATTGAGAGTCGAGGACGACGAACGGAGAGACCGGATCGCTCGATTGGGCCGCTAAGAAGCCGTCCACGTACAGCCTGGCGGTATGCGTCCCAGCGTCGAACGTGGCGAGAAGGGTCTGCCAGGTTCTCAACCGCGCCTGCGCACGGACAAGTGCGCGACCGCCGTCCGAACCGTCGACGTAGAACGTGAAGTAGCCGTCCTCTCCGACGTTGAGCGAGTAGTTGTCCAGTGCCGACCTGTCGTCGCCACGGAAGACGATCTGGCCCCTGGGGCTCGTGCCGCCTTGAGGCCAGGCCGCCGGATAAACCTTTGCGCTCAGGGAGAACGAACCCGGTAACGAGAACTGGGAACTGTCTTTGAAGAACAAGGCACCGTTCTTGCCACCGAGCTTTAATCCGTCGCGGACTCCGAACGAAGCGTCTCCGACCAGCGTGCCCTTCGTCCCCAAGAGAGCTTCGTTGGAATTCACCTCAAGGGGAAACCAAGCGACGAGCGAGGCGTGGGCCGACGTCGCCGCGCATGCGGCCAAAAGTGCGAAGCTCTTCATGTCCTGTCCGCACAGACGGGCGACGCCGTACGTGGTTTCACGCGTGGGCGGTCGTCAGCCCGAGACCTTCATGACGGCGAGGTCGACGTCGACGCACGGCTTGGCCGTCGCCGACGGACCAGAACGGAAGACCTCGATCCGGCCCTGGAGTTTGCCGTCCGCTCCGACATACGCCGACGGCAGGTCGGTCGGACGCCCGATACCGAACTGCCAGGACTCGCCGATGCGCGTCGGGCGCAAGACCTCGTCGAAGCCGCCCCATCCGAAGTTGAACATCAGAAGGCGGATACTGTACATGCCCGAGTTCGCCATCCTTGAGACCGTAAAGAACTCGATCCGTTCGGGAGCTGTCTTGGTCGTCGTGTAGTCCAGGGTCAGTCGGACGAAAGGACTCGTCATGCTCGGGACGAGATACTTGCAGAGCGTCTCGGCTTTGCCGTCCTGGACGGCGAGCCTGGACATCGAACCTCCGTCGACCTGTCCGAGCTGGACGGTCTGCTTCGTCGCGGCAAGCGTCTCCGTCGTCGCTCCACCGACTTTCGATACGGCCATCTGGTCGGCCAGGAAGATGACGCCGTAGTCTCCTCCGGTCGCCGGTGGCGCGTCGTAGTGCACGACCACGCGGTTGAACGGAGTCGAGGACGAGAACGACAATTGACCCGTCGGCCAAGTCCCCGCCCCAGGAGCCGTCGTCACGGACGTACCGACGGTCGTCGCATCGAAGTAAGCGGTGACCCTCATGGTCGCAGAACTTGAACAGGCCAGCTCTTGAGGCGAGTACAGCAGCGAGAATTCGGTCAATGGCTCTGAGAACGCGATGTACAGGTCGTCGCGGAAGACGGTGTTCGGGTAGATGCAGTTCCCTTGGAATCCGAGCGGGGTGAATCCCATCGTGTCCGCTCGCTGGACCGAATAGCCGTAGAACTGGTACGACAGGTGGGCCGTGATGCCTCCTGCGGTGACATCGATCGGGAGCGGCGTATGGGCAGGGACATCGTCGAAACCGAACGCCACGGACTGGGCCGGTACAGGGAGCGTCAAGAAGACTGCCGAAAGTAAGAAGAGCGACTTCGTCGATCGCAACGCCGACAGGGGCCGGAAACGGAGGTCCATATGTCCATGCTACGCCACGACCGGACGGAGGAACGCTGTTCACGACGATGGGCCTATGGTATAAACGGATACACAAAAGTCATACTTTACGGGTCGCAGACGGTGATCGGTCGCTTGGCGAATGGCGCACACTCTGATAAGTCATAAGAACTTATGACATCTGATATGACGACGGGCCAATGGGTCTGCAACGTGAGGGCTGTCCGTTTGGCGGGTGTAGAAAGGTCATGGAGCCGGGCCTGATGAGGCCCGGGAGTCTATGGCCCTTTCTTTCTCACTCCGTTCTCTGACATCCGTCGTCCTTCTCGCCGTACTCTCAGGACCTTCGTTGGCCACGACGTTCCGGCTCGTGCCTCTCGACCTGGGGTCGGGATGGACGATGACCGGGACCGTCGAAACCGACGGCACGGTCGGGCCGCTGAGCGCCTCGAACATCGTGTCCTGGTCGATCGACGTCACAAGCGCGACCGGTTACAGTTGGGACGCCACGAACACGTCAGACTTCTCTCAGTCCGTCCTCTCCGACGGGCAGAAGCTTTACGTTCCGACGTCACCGGACGGCTTCAGTGACGGTGGAGTCCTGGGCTTTTACGGCAGCGTCTACGACCAAGTCCGGGTCGCGGACTTCTCAGGTGCGTACGCTGCCGGCGGCGTCGCCCTCTACATCAAAGGGTCAGCCTTCGATTTCCTCGATCTGGGCCAACCGAACGGCTTCCTGTACGAGGCTGCGGACGTCGATCCCTTCGACAACGGCCTGTTCGTCCTTCGCCCCGTGACCTTCTTGGACGGGACGACCCTCAAGGGCACGGTCAGGACGGACGGATCGCTCGGGGTCACGACGTTCGTCGATTGGCACGTCCGCGTCGAACAGACGAGCACCTTTACGTTCTCGCCCTCGAACAGCACCGTCAAGATCGCGACCGGCCTTTCGACCGACGGTCGTCGCTTGGCCGTCACACCGACGGACGAATACGGGAACGGGAACGCGTTCGAAATCGGCTTTGGCACCTTCGATCCGACCCTTGCCGTCCTTGCCGACTTTACGTGGCTGCCTGAGGGACAGGCGGGCTACATTTCTCCCTTTGGCATGTTCACCGTGTCCCCGCTTCCTTTGAACACTGACGGCGACTACATCGTCGCACATGTCACCGGGACGTTCGAAACGGTCCCTTCTGCGGAGCGGATCCTCTTGGGAAAGGGCACTCTTGGGAACGTGGCGAGTTGGTCGTCTCCGGACGGTGACGCGCGCAGGGTCTGCAAGTTCTTCGTACCCTCGATGACGGCGCCTGCCGTCCGTATCGACTTGGACTTTCCGACGGACCGACCCGTTCCTGTCGCCGTCTCGCTGGACCTGACGGTGCGCGCCGTCCAAGCCGGGTCGTACGTCCTTCGTTCGAGCCTCTTCGACCAGACGCAAGGATCGTTCGTCACGATCATTCCCGATACTCACGTGACGACGTCTTACTCGACCTTGACCGGTGCTGCGGGCGGGAACCTTGCCGACTACTTCGCAATCGATGGGACCGCCTCCGTAAGGCTCGAAGTCCGTCAAACAGGCCCTGGCGCAGCGATGTTGCCGTGCTTCGAGTTCGACGCGGCCCGCCTCGTGATCACGGAGTGACAGGGGTCGGACCGGGCGGTCGCTCAACGGCCGCCCGGTCGCACCTGCGCTAAGATACAGGACAGGATGCTCCTGTTCGCTTTGGCCTTGAAAGCCGTCGGAGTCTCCACGGCTGTCGAAGACGGCAACGTGCGGCTTTACGACGGCCTCGGACGTTATCACCGGTCCGTCAAGACGGCTGTACCCTTGGCTTCGAAGTATCTCGATCAGGGGTTCGCCTTCCTGTACGGTTTCCAATATTCGGTCGCCGAAGAAGCGTTCCGAGAGGCGGCGCGGCTCGACCCGGACATGGCCATGGCTTACTGGGGCATCGCCGCGTCGAACGCGAACTACATCAACAAGTCCGGAGTGTCGGCCGACGAGAGCCGCGAAGCGCTGGACGCCCTCGCCAAAGCGACCGCCCTTCGTTCCAAGGCGAC of Armatimonadota bacterium contains these proteins:
- a CDS encoding GNAT family N-acetyltransferase, whose translation is MNARSSGLDLKPIVDGPIVTARTQIRRLSHADAPDLYDVFSDPAVMRYWSSPPYERTDQVTRLIDAVEAGYDDGSFFQFGIVDASESKVVGTCTLHQIDRQNRRAEVGYVLGRRSWGRGLMSEALTALLTVCFRDVGFHRIEADTDPRNAASVRLLERLGFQREGLLRQRWIVAGEVSDTAFYGLLADEWSP
- a CDS encoding GNAT family N-acetyltransferase — protein: MADVMFRWEGPGAFEEHGLIPISFMVQATVDLDVLLRTEGRTVVAVPRPSYEKDYDAVPTERPASYSRNGDTGRWLVLGAFADGRRVGGVVLAPRANGFAFAEDRHRAAVIVDLRVSPDFRGIGIGRRLIEESCSHVAGLGTETLVVETQDTNVPACRLYSSCGFSVFTVDRLAYGEDTDEALIGWERSLEAVRIR
- a CDS encoding PQQ-dependent sugar dehydrogenase, encoding MTLASKLALLTAGTAATAACLARPEDKGVAPGPTGVQDANNVTALYNDTCAKCHGARGEGGGAGTKTLLTAEKFEQSLDKPFFDAIKDGVKDMGMEAYGGSLNDRQIWALVVHLRELQFKGLRASGWGPRSEDGVWKTDRASFRIEKVLEGGMSTPWSVDWLPDGRMLMTNRNGSLWIVKDGQKVGTVANLPKSVEQGQGGMSDVRVHPDYAKNGWVYLALADPAESGRGAMTKVVRGKLSWTGDDASWTSEETVYQAPQETYSGAGIHFGAKIAFDGKGHVYFSVGERGTNMGAQSQTTPYGKIMRLNEDGSVPKDNPVDGNPMWSYGHRNPQGLAFDAEGRLWDTEHGPRGGDEFNLIQKGGNYGWPVVAFSINYNDTPFVTPWPAQGQDFVQPVYRWLPSIAASGLTLVKGDAFPGWKGDLLAGGLAGNTVWRMRVKDGKLIEREEVVSGIGRIRDINVAPDGTVYIAVNGPDRIVRLVPTGS
- a CDS encoding carbonic anhydrase, giving the protein MVITGLLAAAFAGLPASTDDALLPIDRLKAGNRRFIDGRPIHPNQGRDRMVEVAKGQHPYAVVLTCADSRLSPEIIFDQGLGDLFVVRVAGNVADPYVLASVEYAVEHLGSGLVVILGHEKCGAVKAAMDASAAPKAGHGHGTKDGHKPTAAHGSAKHEGHIFDLVAEILPAVAAAKSKPGDFFKNAVEANVARTVSKTVAGAPLAELVASGRLTVIGAVYDVSTGLVRTVSASRPKDGKAFVKVHRD
- a CDS encoding OsmC family protein, translated to MIRTATAVWNGSALEGSGTFSVGSGVLGSIPFSFAQRFGDEPGTNPEELIAAAHASCFSMALSFGLGNAGHPPERVSTDAKLTMEKQPDGWAVTAVHLTVRAKVPGLSPEAFQDAARSAKEGCPVSKLLKAEITMDATLEA
- a CDS encoding DUF2784 family protein — translated: MTHFLLVVANVLLFAVHAGLVVFNVLGWIPRKLRRWNLATLLLTLASWTLMGIWYGRGYCVLTDWHWKVRAALGIHETADNYLVLLVRTLTGWDPPASLVSSVAFWAFLFSLTASTVLNVRDARIHRRLSSAEDGTAASVQA
- a CDS encoding LamG domain-containing protein; translated protein: MKSFALLAACAATSAHASLVAWFPLEVNSNEALLGTKGTLVGDASFGVRDGLKLGGKNGALFFKDSSQFSLPGSFSLSAKVYPAAWPQGGTSPRGQIVFRGDDRSALDNYSLNVGEDGYFTFYVDGSDGGRALVRAQARLRTWQTLLATFDAGTHTARLYVDGFLAAQSSDPVSPFVVLDSQWSPGFSIGNVQNPLGGCHNQPFHGSIRDVRLWNGPATWDDVTAVPVLRRSARR